In one window of Deltaproteobacteria bacterium DNA:
- a CDS encoding sulfite exporter TauE/SafE family protein, giving the protein MKPAVKRMLRLMAAVAVISLFFTGPARSQDAATGQATAAAEETTTSVGNDLGLQGKLGKAISQATAGKTEGLIDMDAERGYLGIPGAPKVNLLIGFLWAIWVGWVFSTVGAFGGIMAGVGHITIFGLGAYAKTFKNSAPELNKYITDSIRVSNQWLVGLSALVSSYNYGKQKRLVTSLGVFLGLGALVATLLVVFTTAGKLKFSQYQGYFGLIVFIIGGFMVYEMTPKGQKSKKTAQAAAKAFEDTVKKKGDIQEQGVKTLKWSLAQTEISFFGQTFRFSPIWAFIGGFVISAVASFIGVGGGFLYVPFLTSVVGLPMFVVAGTSALSVLIGMIFAIFNFMVLAGVKVYWPMIGAELVGIFVGSMIGPRTGKYIPNKVLKLIFIVLALYVGLRYTLRGFFGIQLL; this is encoded by the coding sequence ATGAAACCGGCGGTAAAAAGGATGTTGCGTCTCATGGCGGCAGTGGCTGTCATCTCACTCTTTTTCACAGGACCGGCCCGCAGCCAGGATGCGGCTACCGGCCAGGCAACAGCGGCTGCTGAAGAAACGACCACCTCAGTGGGGAATGACTTGGGTCTCCAGGGAAAGCTGGGCAAGGCCATCTCACAGGCGACCGCGGGAAAGACGGAGGGACTGATCGATATGGATGCGGAACGAGGATACCTGGGCATCCCCGGCGCTCCCAAGGTCAACCTCCTGATCGGCTTTCTCTGGGCCATCTGGGTGGGCTGGGTCTTTTCCACGGTAGGCGCCTTCGGGGGCATTATGGCCGGCGTCGGACACATCACCATCTTCGGGCTGGGAGCTTACGCCAAGACCTTCAAGAACTCCGCGCCCGAACTCAACAAGTACATCACCGACAGCATCCGGGTATCCAATCAATGGCTGGTGGGTCTTTCGGCCCTGGTATCCAGTTATAACTACGGCAAGCAGAAACGGCTGGTGACCTCCCTCGGCGTTTTCCTGGGACTCGGAGCCCTCGTCGCCACCCTCCTCGTGGTCTTCACCACCGCCGGCAAGCTGAAATTCTCTCAGTATCAGGGGTATTTCGGTCTGATCGTCTTTATTATCGGCGGTTTCATGGTGTATGAAATGACGCCGAAAGGCCAAAAATCCAAGAAAACCGCCCAGGCCGCGGCCAAGGCCTTTGAGGACACCGTCAAAAAGAAAGGGGATATCCAGGAGCAGGGGGTGAAAACCCTGAAATGGAGTCTTGCGCAGACGGAGATATCCTTTTTCGGCCAGACCTTCCGGTTCAGCCCCATCTGGGCCTTCATCGGCGGGTTTGTCATTTCCGCTGTGGCCTCCTTCATCGGGGTAGGCGGGGGCTTTCTATACGTCCCGTTTCTCACCAGCGTGGTCGGACTCCCCATGTTCGTAGTGGCCGGGACATCCGCCCTCTCAGTGCTCATCGGCATGATCTTCGCCATCTTCAACTTCATGGTCCTGGCCGGCGTCAAGGTCTATTGGCCGATGATCGGGGCTGAACTGGTGGGCATCTTCGTCGGCTCCATGATAGGGCCGAGGACAGGCAAATACATCCCCAACAAGGTCCTCAAACTGATCTTTATTGTATTGGCACTCTATGTGGGACTCCGGTACACCCTCAGGGGATTCTTCGGCATCCAGTTGCTTTAG
- a CDS encoding acyl-CoA/acyl-ACP dehydrogenase, with protein sequence MQDILLTDVERGIKEEVRAFVRQEVPPDLLKKMDRDEITYPREFVEALGKRNLLGLRFSEGYGGRGLSWTAEIAALEEIGVLGMALGCAFSMPSIVGEALHGFGSEELKERFLRPMLKGELVSAEALTEPRGGSDFFGATTSAKREGDHFIIRGQKRFVVAASGADFFVVYCRTDPEGKPHQRISLILIEADREGVEAKHLYNLMGTRGGGTGRLLFKDVGVPVSNLIGELNQGALIFNSMMVPERLTSAGGALGLARAALEVATRYTNRRYAFGRKIRDYQAVSFKVADSITLLDAARAITHAAGKAADQGLPSARRLVSEAKKFATDMCWEVSNQAMRMTGGIGYTNVFPIEKMVRDARLSQIWTGTNEIMSLLIQHEYYKELLNDPNPPRVSEEDAEEAHMEDEKVYEDDEMWTKGW encoded by the coding sequence TTGACCGATGTGGAAAGAGGGATCAAAGAGGAGGTCCGGGCATTTGTAAGGCAGGAGGTGCCCCCGGACCTGCTCAAGAAGATGGACCGTGATGAAATCACCTACCCGAGGGAATTTGTAGAGGCCCTTGGGAAGCGCAATCTGTTGGGGTTGCGATTTTCCGAGGGGTACGGAGGCCGGGGACTCAGTTGGACGGCCGAAATCGCCGCCCTGGAAGAGATCGGGGTCCTGGGCATGGCCCTGGGGTGCGCCTTTTCCATGCCCTCCATTGTGGGAGAGGCCCTTCACGGATTCGGCTCGGAAGAGCTGAAAGAGCGGTTTTTAAGACCGATGCTGAAGGGAGAGCTTGTGTCGGCAGAGGCCCTGACCGAACCCAGGGGGGGGTCTGATTTTTTCGGGGCCACCACCTCGGCCAAACGCGAGGGGGATCACTTTATTATCAGAGGCCAGAAGCGGTTTGTGGTGGCCGCAAGCGGCGCGGACTTCTTTGTGGTCTACTGCCGGACCGATCCGGAGGGGAAGCCCCACCAGCGCATCAGCCTTATCCTGATCGAGGCGGACCGGGAAGGGGTGGAGGCCAAACACCTGTACAACCTCATGGGAACCCGGGGGGGAGGGACCGGCCGGCTCCTTTTCAAAGATGTGGGAGTCCCTGTTTCCAACCTGATCGGGGAGCTGAATCAGGGTGCATTGATCTTCAACTCCATGATGGTTCCGGAGCGCCTGACCTCTGCAGGGGGGGCCCTGGGGCTGGCACGGGCGGCCCTCGAGGTGGCCACCCGCTACACCAACCGCAGGTATGCCTTTGGCCGGAAAATCCGAGATTATCAGGCCGTCAGCTTCAAGGTGGCGGACAGCATCACCCTGCTGGATGCGGCCCGGGCCATCACCCATGCGGCCGGGAAGGCAGCGGATCAGGGGCTTCCGTCGGCCCGGCGGCTGGTGAGCGAGGCCAAGAAATTCGCCACGGATATGTGCTGGGAGGTCTCTAACCAGGCCATGCGCATGACGGGGGGGATCGGGTACACCAATGTATTCCCCATCGAGAAGATGGTGCGGGACGCGAGACTGTCGCAGATCTGGACCGGCACCAATGAGATCATGAGCCTCCTCATCCAGCATGAATATTATAAGGAGCTGCTCAACGACCCCAATCCCCCGCGCGTGAGCGAAGAGGACGCGGAAGAGGCCCATATGGAAGATGAGAAGGTCTACGAAGATGACGAAATGTGGACCAAGGGGTGGTAG